A stretch of Miscanthus floridulus cultivar M001 chromosome 13, ASM1932011v1, whole genome shotgun sequence DNA encodes these proteins:
- the LOC136501869 gene encoding uncharacterized protein isoform X4 gives MRPAPPRAPRPRRSRTTAPTPAPPRSSRPTALLGWMPSVASRSTPPPPPGTRPPPSTRALYSATPVPVMKVHAATRTTPTPTAAATAAPWLAPAPEAELTLDTVPAAATPRLHFGPRRQQHIRFPLPPPPTRPYVIPASLPSSTWNALRQRWISPDSGAAEWKASHVPVATGNWQVARARRRRSSLFRETQEIPGNKGLGWGLSCDDETLSSETFITNSPSASSGPCTSTRFAQKK, from the exons ATGAGGCCGGCTCCTCCACGCGCGCCTCGCCCACGCCGATCCAGGACCACCGCGCCAACGCCCGCGCCTCCGAGATCTTCGCGGCCCACCGCGCTGCTAGGATGGATGCCGAGCGTCGCCTCCaggtccacgccgccgccgccgccggggacgaggccTCCTCCCTCCACGCGCGCCCTCTACTCTGCGACGCCCGTGCCCGTCATGAAGGTCCACGCCGCCACCCGCACCACCCCGACGCCCACGGCTGCGGCCACTGCTGCACCGTGGCTCGCACCCGCGCCGGAGGCGGAGCTGACCCTCGACACCGTACCTGCGGCCGCCACTCCCCGCCTCCACTTCGGCCCCCGTAGGCAGCAGCACATCCGCTTCCCCCTCCCTCCGCCTCCTACGCGTCCGTACGTCATCCCTGCTTCCCTCCCTTCGTCGACGTGGAATGCGTTGAGGCAGCGCTGGATCTCGCCGGATAGCGGAGCTGCGGAGTGGAAGGCGAGTCATGTTCCGGTGGCAACTGGCAACTGGCAAGTGGCTCGCGCGCGTCGGCGTCGCTCCTCCCTTTTTCGTGAGACACAGGAGATCCCTGGCAACAAAG GATTGGGATGGGGCCTCTCTTGCGATGATGAAACCCTCAGCAGCGAGACTTTCATCACCAATTCACCATCAGCATCATCAGGGCCTTGCACGTCTACAAG GTTTGCTCAAAAGAAATAA
- the LOC136501869 gene encoding uncharacterized protein isoform X3 yields MRPAPPRAPRPRRSRTTAPTPAPPRSSRPTALLGWMPSVASRSTPPPPPGTRPPPSTRALYSATPVPVMKVHAATRTTPTPTAAATAAPWLAPAPEAELTLDTVPAAATPRLHFGPRRQQHIRFPLPPPPTRPYVIPASLPSSTWNALRQRWISPDSGAAEWKASHVPVATGNWQVARARRRRSSLFRETQEIPGNKGLGWGLSCDDETLSSETFITNSPSASSGPCTSTRSNSIGVHWAKSGL; encoded by the exons ATGAGGCCGGCTCCTCCACGCGCGCCTCGCCCACGCCGATCCAGGACCACCGCGCCAACGCCCGCGCCTCCGAGATCTTCGCGGCCCACCGCGCTGCTAGGATGGATGCCGAGCGTCGCCTCCaggtccacgccgccgccgccgccggggacgaggccTCCTCCCTCCACGCGCGCCCTCTACTCTGCGACGCCCGTGCCCGTCATGAAGGTCCACGCCGCCACCCGCACCACCCCGACGCCCACGGCTGCGGCCACTGCTGCACCGTGGCTCGCACCCGCGCCGGAGGCGGAGCTGACCCTCGACACCGTACCTGCGGCCGCCACTCCCCGCCTCCACTTCGGCCCCCGTAGGCAGCAGCACATCCGCTTCCCCCTCCCTCCGCCTCCTACGCGTCCGTACGTCATCCCTGCTTCCCTCCCTTCGTCGACGTGGAATGCGTTGAGGCAGCGCTGGATCTCGCCGGATAGCGGAGCTGCGGAGTGGAAGGCGAGTCATGTTCCGGTGGCAACTGGCAACTGGCAAGTGGCTCGCGCGCGTCGGCGTCGCTCCTCCCTTTTTCGTGAGACACAGGAGATCCCTGGCAACAAAG GATTGGGATGGGGCCTCTCTTGCGATGATGAAACCCTCAGCAGCGAGACTTTCATCACCAATTCACCATCAGCATCATCAGGGCCTTGCACGTCTACAAG ATCAAATTCTATAGGGGTACATTGGGCAAAATCTGGTCTGTGA
- the LOC136501869 gene encoding uncharacterized protein isoform X2: MRPAPPRAPRPRRSRTTAPTPAPPRSSRPTALLGWMPSVASRSTPPPPPGTRPPPSTRALYSATPVPVMKVHAATRTTPTPTAAATAAPWLAPAPEAELTLDTVPAAATPRLHFGPRRQQHIRFPLPPPPTRPYVIPASLPSSTWNALRQRWISPDSGAAEWKASHVPVATGNWQVARARRRRSSLFRETQEIPGNKGLGWGLSCDDETLSSETFITNSPSASSGPCTSTRQGWKKILIVLVSHGDRKRCSLR; the protein is encoded by the exons ATGAGGCCGGCTCCTCCACGCGCGCCTCGCCCACGCCGATCCAGGACCACCGCGCCAACGCCCGCGCCTCCGAGATCTTCGCGGCCCACCGCGCTGCTAGGATGGATGCCGAGCGTCGCCTCCaggtccacgccgccgccgccgccggggacgaggccTCCTCCCTCCACGCGCGCCCTCTACTCTGCGACGCCCGTGCCCGTCATGAAGGTCCACGCCGCCACCCGCACCACCCCGACGCCCACGGCTGCGGCCACTGCTGCACCGTGGCTCGCACCCGCGCCGGAGGCGGAGCTGACCCTCGACACCGTACCTGCGGCCGCCACTCCCCGCCTCCACTTCGGCCCCCGTAGGCAGCAGCACATCCGCTTCCCCCTCCCTCCGCCTCCTACGCGTCCGTACGTCATCCCTGCTTCCCTCCCTTCGTCGACGTGGAATGCGTTGAGGCAGCGCTGGATCTCGCCGGATAGCGGAGCTGCGGAGTGGAAGGCGAGTCATGTTCCGGTGGCAACTGGCAACTGGCAAGTGGCTCGCGCGCGTCGGCGTCGCTCCTCCCTTTTTCGTGAGACACAGGAGATCCCTGGCAACAAAG GATTGGGATGGGGCCTCTCTTGCGATGATGAAACCCTCAGCAGCGAGACTTTCATCACCAATTCACCATCAGCATCATCAGGGCCTTGCACGTCTACAAG GCAGGGATGGAAAAAAATATTGATTGTTTTAGTTTCGCATGGAGATAGGAAAAGATGCAGCTTGAGATGA
- the LOC136500215 gene encoding uncharacterized protein has product MTNYLKGKSLKLWKITQNATYVIPAEEPTDAAEIGLLETNHRAVAILQASICKTEYDRVSSEDLAYQIWEKLRKYHEGSNTVKKRKFEIHRNEFDAFCQLPSESTDDMFARFQVIVNKMKAMNSNMPYDDHARALRLLHSLNDEWDMKVEAIVESVGYETLTTDELYSKLKSKEIEIVSKRKLKNPTAASSSDVPMALVSGNKTNTNANPNVSNFALSSLCHVADEELEVLDDDQLVLLSNKFKRVYDNRRNRRRSDGCFNCGERGHFAADCPNKQRSFEQGNNSSKCQEKFRERKKKKDKQWKKGGQKYSDKQVAKAANVLLSSLGQYVSGGSSDSSDSDSEDETPKKKTDGLCFITDVGINGGICTMALEGDASTDSNDETSDDEVDTSAEQRIANLTKIVHKQNKVLAKLKTDYDKTCAELATLKNAASNLAEPDECEECSIHMISLSKLQTKYSSIVDDRDKLYAELNELRSRSNLLGTCVSCPLLKVDLDNALCRVGGEEDIWIMDSGCSRHMTRDDKWFSSLTPTSVKENITFGDKSQGKVMAHGCIKVTDKYTLKDVALVKNLHYNLLSVSQLLEDDFEDEAFSHVHDLVLKLKNELSNNAVRAIRSDNGDDEIGQDIFEDEKEEDGCDDDDDDDAQPTMQGEPGAQPKQAPSTTLEDGPSPTRTSTVEPAASPTVDHVPAAVEGEAISERIAPRHIQNRHPAKNIIDVGHALSDSNWVNAMHEELENFARNQVWVLVDPPPPCKPIGTKWVFKNKQGKDGHVVRNKARLVAQGFSQKEGSDYGETFAPVARLEAIRILLAFAASRGYKLYQMDVKSAFLDGFIEEEVYVKQPPGFEHPNFPDRVFKLQKALYGLKQAPRAWYARLKTFLLKNGFKMGSVDKTLFLLRQGNDTLIVQIYVDDIIFGGSSHALVKKFADVMNKEFEMSMMGELNFFLDLQIKQTSEGTFVHQGKYTKDVLKKFAMDDAKPISTPMPTSAALDADEDGEPVDQKEYRSMIGSLLYLTATRPDIHFAVCMCAVFRRPQDFLPSGGEAHNEKVYIGYLPIFGFFACFLVL; this is encoded by the exons ATGACCAATTATCTCAAAGGCAAGTCGCTGAAGCTATGGAAAATCACACAAAATGCCACATATGTGATTCCAGCTGAGGAACCGACTGACGCCGCTGAGATCGGGCTTCTTGAAACAAATCATCGTGCTGTTGCTATTTTACAGGCTTCTATTTGTAAAACTGAATATGATCGGGTTTCTAGTGAAGATCTCGCTTATCAGATCTGGGAGAAACTTAGAAAATATCATGAAGGCTCAAACACTGTGAAAAAACGAAAATTTGAGATTCACCGAAATGAGTTTGATGCTTTTTGCCAATTGCCTAGTGAGTCTACTGATGACATGTTTGCACGTTTTCAAGTGATTGTTAATAAGATGAAGGCCATGAATAGCAATATGCCTTATGATGATCATGCTAGGGCTCTCAGATTATTACATTCACTTAATGATGAATGGGATATGAAAGTTGAGGCGATCGTTGAATCTGTAGGTTATGAGACTCTCACCACTGATGAGCTTTACAGTAAGCTCAAATCAAAAGAGATTGAAATTGTTTCTAAGCGTAAATTGAAAAATCCCACAGCTGCTTCTTCTTCTGACGTTCCAATGGCTTTGGTTTCTGGAAATAAGACTAACACTAATGCTAATCCAAATGTTTCCAATTTTGCTTTGTCTTCTTTATGTCATGTTGCAGATGAGGAGTTGGAGGTGCTAGATGATGATCAGCTTGTACTGCTCTCCAACAAGTTTAAGCGTGTGTATGACAACAGGCGTAATAGAAGACGTTCAGATGGCTGCTTCAACTGTGGTGAGCGAGGACACTTTGCTGCTGATTGCCCAAACAAGCAGAGATCTTTTGAGCAGGGCAATAACTCCTCCAAGTGCCAGGAGAAGTtcagggagaggaagaagaagaaggataagcaaTGGAAGAAAGGCGGACAAAAATACTCTGACAAGCAAGTCGCTAAGGCTGCAAATGTTTTGTTATCTTCTCTTGGACAGTATGTTTCAGGTGGCTCGTCAGACTCCAGCGATTCAGATTCCGAGGATGAGACACCCAAGAAGAAGACAGACGGACTTTGCTTCATCACTGACGTTGGCATCAATGGTGGGATATGTACTATGGCCTTGGAGGGTGATGCATCAACCGACAGCAACGATGAAACTTCTGATGATGAGGTAGATACTTCTGCAGAACAAAGAATAGCTAATTTAACTAAAATTGTTCATAAGCAAAATAAAGTGTTGGCTAAACTTAAAACTGATTATGATAAAACTTGTGCTGAACTAGCTACTCTAAAAAATGCTGCATCTAATCTTGCTGAACCTGATGAATGTGAAGAATGCTCAATTCATATGATTTCGCTTTCTAAATTGCAAACCAAGTATTCTTCCATTGTTGATGATCGAGATAAACTTTACGCTGAACTAAATGAACTTCGTTCTCGGTCGAATTTGCTTGGTACTTGTGTTTCTTGCCCGCTTCTGAAAGTTGACTTGGATAATGCTTTATGTCGG GTTGGAGGCGAGGAGGACATATGGATAATGGACTCCGGTTGTTCACGCCACATGACCAGAGATGataaatggttctccagcctcaccCCCACGAGCGTAAAGGAAAACATCACTTTTGGGGATAAAAGTCAAGGTAAGGTAATGGCGCATGGCTGCATCAAGGTAACAGATAAATACACGTTAAAGGACGTCGCATTGGTAAAGAATTTGCATTATAATTTGCTGTCTGTTTCGCAACTTCTTGAGGATGATTTTGAG GATGAGGCTTTCTCACATGTTCATGATCTTGTTCTGAAGCTGAAAAATGAGTTGTCAAATAATGCCGTTAGAGCAATTCGCAGTGACAACG GTGATGACGAGATCGGGCAGGATATTTTTGAGGATGAGAAAGAGGAAGATGGatgtgacgatgacgatgacgatgatgcccAGCCTACGATGCAGGGGGAGCCTGGCGCCCAGCCTAAGCAGGCGCCCTCCACCACTTTGGAGGATGGACCATCGCCGACACGTACATCTACAGTAGAGCCTGCAGCTTCACCGACTGTTGATCATGTACCGGCTGCAGTTGAGGGGGAGGCGATTTCAGAACGTATAGCACCACGACACATTCAGAATCGTCATCCTGCCAAGAACATAATAG ATGTTGGACATGCTTTATCTGATTCTAACtgggtcaatgccatgcatgaggagTTAGAAAATTTTGCACGGAATCAGGTTTGGGTTTTGGTtgatcctcctcctccttgtaaaccaattggaactaaatgggtctttaagAACAAACAAGGGAAAGATGGTCATGTTGTTAGAAATAAAGCTAGGTTGGTTGCTCAGGGCTTTTCTCAAAAAGAGGGTAGTGATTATGGTGAAACTTTTGCTCCTGTTGCTcgtttagaagccattcgtattttGCTTGCATTTGCTGCTTCACGTGGATATAAGctttatcaaatggacgtgaaaagTGCTTTTCTGGATGGTTTTATAGAAGAAGAAGTTTATGTTAAACAACCGCCTGGTTTTGAACATCCCAATTTTCCTGATCGTGTTTTTAAGTTGCAAAAGGCtttatatggtttgaagcaagcacctcgtGCTTGGTATGCTAGATTGAAAACTTTTCTGCTTAAAAACGGGTTCAAAATGGGTTCAGTTgataaaactctttttctcctCAGGCAAGGCAATGACACTTTAATAGTTCAGatttatgtggatgatatcatttTCGGTGGTTCCTCTCATGCTCTTGTGAAAAAGTTTGCAGATGTGATGaataaagaatttgagatgtctatgatgggcGAGCTGAATTTCTTTCTTGACTTACAAATAAAACAAACTTCGGAAGGTACATTTGTGCATCAAGGAAAGTACACGAAGGATGTCCTGAAGAAGTTTGCGATGGATGATGCGAAGCCAATTTCTACGCCCATGCCGACTAGCGCTGCTTTGGATGCTGATGAGGACGGAGAGCCCGTGGATCAGAAGGAATATCGAAGCATGATTGGGTCGCTGCTGTACTTGACTGCTACGAGGCCAGATATACACTTtgctgtgtgtatgtgtgctgtTTTCAGGCGTCCCCAGGACTTCTTACCGTCAGGCGGTGAAGCGCATAATGAG AAAGTCTACATCGGGTACTTGCCAATTTTTGGGTTCTTCGCTTGTTTCTTGGTCCTCTAG
- the LOC136501869 gene encoding uncharacterized protein isoform X1, which produces MRPAPPRAPRPRRSRTTAPTPAPPRSSRPTALLGWMPSVASRSTPPPPPGTRPPPSTRALYSATPVPVMKVHAATRTTPTPTAAATAAPWLAPAPEAELTLDTVPAAATPRLHFGPRRQQHIRFPLPPPPTRPYVIPASLPSSTWNALRQRWISPDSGAAEWKASHVPVATGNWQVARARRRRSSLFRETQEIPGNKGLGWGLSCDDETLSSETFITNSPSASSGPCTSTRGTLGKIWSVSNPSHQMAKERLSRQGWKKILIVLVSHGDRKRCSLR; this is translated from the exons ATGAGGCCGGCTCCTCCACGCGCGCCTCGCCCACGCCGATCCAGGACCACCGCGCCAACGCCCGCGCCTCCGAGATCTTCGCGGCCCACCGCGCTGCTAGGATGGATGCCGAGCGTCGCCTCCaggtccacgccgccgccgccgccggggacgaggccTCCTCCCTCCACGCGCGCCCTCTACTCTGCGACGCCCGTGCCCGTCATGAAGGTCCACGCCGCCACCCGCACCACCCCGACGCCCACGGCTGCGGCCACTGCTGCACCGTGGCTCGCACCCGCGCCGGAGGCGGAGCTGACCCTCGACACCGTACCTGCGGCCGCCACTCCCCGCCTCCACTTCGGCCCCCGTAGGCAGCAGCACATCCGCTTCCCCCTCCCTCCGCCTCCTACGCGTCCGTACGTCATCCCTGCTTCCCTCCCTTCGTCGACGTGGAATGCGTTGAGGCAGCGCTGGATCTCGCCGGATAGCGGAGCTGCGGAGTGGAAGGCGAGTCATGTTCCGGTGGCAACTGGCAACTGGCAAGTGGCTCGCGCGCGTCGGCGTCGCTCCTCCCTTTTTCGTGAGACACAGGAGATCCCTGGCAACAAAG GATTGGGATGGGGCCTCTCTTGCGATGATGAAACCCTCAGCAGCGAGACTTTCATCACCAATTCACCATCAGCATCATCAGGGCCTTGCACGTCTACAAG GGGTACATTGGGCAAAATCTGGTCTGTGAGTAATCCCTCTCATCAAATGGCAAAGGAACGTTTATCAAG GCAGGGATGGAAAAAAATATTGATTGTTTTAGTTTCGCATGGAGATAGGAAAAGATGCAGCTTGAGATGA